The DNA segment ATTGAGGGCGGCGTTCTCCAAACCATTATTTTCGGGTCCCTTAACGAAGACAACACGCAGATTCTTCTTCAATGCAGCTTCCAGTTGTTCACTGCCGGCGGGTTCATTGAAATCATCTTCATCAGCGCTGTAAGTGTAGAACTCCTTATCGAATTCAGCAGCGGGTGCGGAGTAAGAAGGTGATACTTGTGTCGCTGCACCTCCTGGGCCACCATAACTACCCAGACCACCAAGTCCACCACTGCTGCCACCTGGTGCAAACGAGAGACCGGCGTCTGAGTGTCCTTCCGGGCGATAGTTGTAGCCCAAGTTGTCGGCACAGGCAACGGCGAATAAACAGAGGACGAAGAAGGCACGCATTTTGAAACGGTCGAAGGTGGtttgaaactaaatttaatcCAATGATTGCACTGTAATGGTTGTGGTTGGAATGATTAACGTACTTGAGtagtttcacttttatatgatcgcaacatttttttaagaatgaGTTCTCAAACGCCCAAGAACAAAATGCATTcaattgtgtaaaaaaatgtcgaaaatgcATTCTACAATATTTCTTGGCGCCAAGagacaaatacatatatctatagCTACTGCTAACGAATGATGAATACAAAGGGAAAAAACGTATTAGAGAGCATGAATGACTCTCTGTTATACATagaaaaatgaatttgaaaatgaaatattaaataatgcaaattaatttattttttcttttgtcaaTTTTCgcaattgttattttttgctataacatttttgaaattttacttgAACTGGTCCATAAATGGAAccgattcatattttttttactatctaTGACTATCAACTATTAGGTCCACATTAGGCAGTGTGATTGCTTGTGGATTTGGAATGTATGTATTCATGGGTGCATAGAATAGGTTATGTTAAGAGCtatataagtaatttttttgccaGACTTTGGAGGAATATAATTCATTTTACGGacaaatacttattttataaGGAAAATGATCATCGTTTTCTGTAAGAATAGTTCATTCTAGCTTAGTATGATAATATAGTCGTAATTAGGTGAACAAGTACTTCAAAGTCAATACTTTGTATACGCTTTTAACATGTTGCTAAAGAGTATGATAGTTTTGTTCGCCTAACTGTTGTTTGTAACGCCTTAAACTAATTATCTGTCCGTCCATGTAAGCTGTTACTTGTGTAAATATTAAGATGTATTGATGACATTTGTAGCACATGTTCCCtgacaccaaaaaaaaaaggtattaTAAATGAGCGTAGTCCCAGCCTGCAAAACGTTAAAACCCTATAAACTGCCATAATTGAGCCAAaagttaagatataaaactgtaatttggtacacgGGATTGCAGTATCAAGGGGTACTAGTGgtttgacaatttttgaaaagaggAAGTAGTCACGCACTATAATAGTGTATATATCTCACAAATCCATTCATGCAATTTTGCAAATTATCAATCCTTTCGATAACTCCTACGACGGAGTGAAACTAGgtgaaatcgaataataacctcACCCCTCCCTCGCATCGCCCacctttaggtgaaatcacatatttcaGGACATACTCGATCAACTATGTATAACTAAATTCGGTAAATAACTTTATCCTGACATTTAAATGTAACCTGTCTCTGCTCCTAATACACTCTGTACAGTGATTTCCTAATTTACAATTTGGAGATGATTTCAAAAGACAACTGGTAACCCCCTTTATTTGCTTCATAAGATCAAGGTGGATATTACAAACATAGAAACATCTAACAAGTTACAGATATTAATCCaagtaaaaaattacaatagtttttttCTAACAGATCATGCGTGAGTTTCACCATTGTTTCTCGTTTTATCATGAAAAAACTTACACCtgaacaaagtttacaaatcgttcaactttattacaaaaattcacgctctgtaaagaatgtgtttcgcgcgcttcactCAACTTATGTTCAATATAATGGGTCTactgagtgtactattcgcaacaccattacCCATTTTGAGAcgcagcattcattattggataatattcgagcgaatagaccacgtccagcgcacagtgaaaaaatatagcagctgtagctgagagtgtacacgaagatcgtggagagtcgattcagcgCCGTTCGCAGTTACTCGGATGATGTATGGAACAActtttacgtcaagatcttaaataaaaagcatgcaaaatacagcttgtgcaagaactaaagctgCTCAACTTTCCAAAGCGACATctctctatgggctcttgaaaagttccaatcAGATTTGAAGGTTTcgagtaaaattttgttcaacgctGAGGCATTGAGGATTGATGACAGtaacctgaagaaattcaaaagctgtcaattcatccagaaaaaactaTGGGTTTTTATAGTTTGTGATGCGGTGAAATCAACGGTCTATGTTTTTTAAACGCATGTGAGAACGCAACCATCAATGGGGACTGTTATGGCGCcatgatgcctaaaattgaagctcgtgatctcgacatcttggtttcaacaaaacgaaGTCACTTTTCACacaacgcatcaatcaatggatttattgagagaactcttgggtgagcaaataatttcacgttttgggccagccgattgaccaccaagatcgttttatatcacactgttagccttttttctgtggggatatgtaaaatctaaagtcttcGATTCCGGCCTTAGAGAAAAACACATCGTGTCATTAGTCAGGTATCAGTCGAAATATTcaaacaagtcatcgaaaattggactcaacgtatGGGCCATTCCCATAGTGATAACGACTTGCATCTCacgataaaaaatttaaatgcatataCCATATGTAGTTAATGTATTCGCACACAAGTTTCATTTCTTTAATTGTCCATTctgcttttttaatattaattaattgcgGAAGACATAAAAACATTTCTTTCCGGTTGAACATATGAAACTGGATCTGCACTGCAGAAATGGAAcaatatctacatataaaaCAGATAAACATGAGTATcaacatgtatatatatgtatgtacatatgtacaagctaacaaaatatgaaacaaataaGCAGTCGGATTttattatctaataattttaatgatatCATAAACTTTTGTCTCTTCGAATAGAGTTAAGTGCAAATTATGTTCAATTAACAGTGACAGCTAATAGAATACTATAAAAccgcgacacacacacacactcaaaagTATGCTTTAATGCCATAGTTGGTGAAACGAAGCAAACTACAAAGCAGAACTATGATTTTCTGCCAATCACGTTATGCAAATCGCCAAGCGTGAAAGAAGTCTCTAAAGTTGTCAAAGTCGGAAACGTCcttgttgtttgttatttttattcatttctgTTTTTGGTTCTAGAGGAATGTTGGCCGATAATAAGAACATTAAGCCACAAATTAGAATTAATTAAGCGTTCACAGTCTTTTATGGCCGCCGCGAACAATTTTGCCTGCACCGCGGTTGCTCACCGACTGTGGCGCTGATGcataaacactttttatttgaattaatgaCAACGAGATGActcgtgcacacacacacacaccagccAATCTAACTGAacaaataaagtatatatacatatgtacatatgtatgtgtgtgcacccaaaatatttacataattacatGTAGCTACATTAGTACCATAGGTATTTAA comes from the Bactrocera neohumeralis isolate Rockhampton chromosome 2, APGP_CSIRO_Bneo_wtdbg2-racon-allhic-juicebox.fasta_v2, whole genome shotgun sequence genome and includes:
- the LOC126758467 gene encoding uncharacterized protein LOC126758467: MRAFFVLCLFAVACADNLGYNYRPEGHSDAGLSFAPGGSSGGLGGLGSYGGPGGAATQVSPSYSAPAAEFDKEFYTYSADEDDFNEPAGSEQLEAALKKNLRVVFVKGPENNGLENAALNLAKLAAEQKTAIYVLQKQADLGDLANKLQSQHDLTGHKPDVHFVKYRTPEDAANAQRAIQSQYDQLGGNSQSHDGGAAPVHDFSSPASRPAARPISAPGASYLPSSIIRK